From Verrucomicrobiia bacterium, the proteins below share one genomic window:
- a CDS encoding S41 family peptidase encodes MKRRVIYGVVLVVLSINLIIGARVYFSTAQAAEKDSPYPSLELFSFVMEKVRKDYVDGKNLTYQDLVYGALKGMLNTLDPHSEFMEPEQYKELQNDTQGAFGGLGIVVSMRDNFITVVAPMDDSPGFKAGIMSGDRIIRVDGKSTEKLGLQETVKTLRGDPGTDVRLTIFRPSTSQVKEYKLTRSVINVDMAKDINGKKEFPLGENKIGYVRLVQFGEKTSDELEAALNKLKSEHMQGLILDLRWNPGGLLEQAVDVCEKFLPRGTLIVTTEGRNPAQDSEHRATGSGDELHDMPMVVLVNGYSASASEIVAGCLQDLKRGIILGEKTFGKGSVQSIMPLKDGSALRLTTAKYYTPSHKVIHERGITPDIIVPVTDEQDRDMQLQRAPGGLQSLEQPERDRLEHLQDPQIDRAMDLLKGITLFTQRTPLADKRVARNEKVPVPQ; translated from the coding sequence ATGAAACGACGAGTAATTTACGGGGTGGTGTTGGTGGTTCTGAGCATCAATTTGATTATCGGAGCGCGCGTCTATTTCAGCACCGCCCAAGCCGCTGAGAAGGATTCGCCCTATCCGAGTTTGGAGCTTTTCTCCTTCGTGATGGAGAAAGTGCGCAAGGACTACGTTGATGGCAAGAATCTGACCTATCAAGACCTGGTGTATGGAGCGCTTAAGGGGATGCTCAATACCCTGGACCCACACAGCGAATTCATGGAACCTGAACAGTACAAGGAACTTCAGAATGATACCCAGGGCGCCTTTGGCGGTTTGGGCATCGTAGTCTCGATGCGAGACAACTTCATTACTGTCGTCGCCCCGATGGATGACAGTCCCGGCTTTAAGGCCGGCATTATGTCCGGTGACAGGATTATTCGGGTGGACGGGAAAAGCACAGAAAAGTTGGGGCTGCAAGAGACGGTAAAGACGCTGCGGGGGGACCCTGGGACCGACGTGCGACTGACTATTTTTCGGCCTTCAACCAGCCAGGTCAAGGAGTACAAATTGACGCGCTCGGTCATTAATGTCGATATGGCCAAAGACATCAATGGGAAAAAGGAGTTTCCATTAGGCGAGAACAAGATCGGCTATGTGCGCCTGGTTCAGTTTGGAGAGAAGACCAGCGACGAACTCGAGGCGGCGTTGAATAAGCTCAAGTCCGAACATATGCAGGGCTTGATCCTGGATTTACGATGGAATCCCGGCGGATTGCTCGAACAGGCGGTGGATGTATGCGAGAAGTTCCTCCCCCGAGGCACCCTGATTGTAACAACCGAAGGCCGTAACCCTGCCCAGGATTCAGAACACCGCGCCACCGGGAGCGGAGATGAGTTGCACGATATGCCGATGGTTGTGCTGGTGAACGGGTACAGCGCCAGCGCCTCGGAAATTGTGGCGGGCTGCCTCCAAGACCTCAAACGCGGCATTATCCTGGGCGAGAAGACCTTCGGCAAAGGGTCCGTGCAAAGCATCATGCCATTGAAAGACGGTTCGGCATTGCGCCTGACCACCGCAAAGTATTACACCCCAAGTCACAAAGTCATTCATGAACGCGGCATTACTCCCGACATCATCGTGCCAGTCACCGACGAGCAGGACCGCGATATGCAACTCCAGCGGGCGCCGGGCGGTTTGCAAAGCCTGGAGCAACCCGAGCGTGATCGGCTAGAGCACCTGCAGGACCCTCAGATCGATCGGGCAATGGACCTGCTGAAGGGCATCACCCTGTTCACGCAGCGGACACCCCTGGCGGACAAACGGGTAGCCAGAAACGAAAAGGTGCCTGTCCCGCAGTAA